From one Haloferax marinisediminis genomic stretch:
- a CDS encoding DsrE family protein, with product MHLGLIIETNNAEQIWNAFRLANTALEEDNLVEVFLLGDGVEAPDVETASFNPHGVMQQYVQKGGELFACGTCLDSRGLEPDELRPHSTMRDLLGIVEHTDKVVTIG from the coding sequence ATGCACCTCGGACTCATCATCGAGACGAACAACGCAGAGCAGATCTGGAACGCGTTCCGGTTAGCCAACACGGCGCTCGAGGAAGACAACCTCGTCGAGGTGTTCTTGCTGGGCGACGGTGTCGAAGCACCGGACGTCGAGACTGCGTCGTTCAACCCGCACGGTGTGATGCAGCAGTACGTTCAGAAGGGTGGCGAACTGTTCGCCTGTGGGACGTGTCTAGATTCGCGAGGCCTCGAACCGGACGAACTCCGTCCACACTCGACGATGAGGGACCTGCTCGGAATCGTCGAACACACAGACAAGGTCGTCACGATTGGGTGA
- a CDS encoding cold-shock protein, protein MAKGNVDFFNDTGGYGFISTDDADDDVFFHMEDIGGPDLEEDQEVEFSIESSPKGPRAANLTRL, encoded by the coding sequence ATGGCGAAAGGAAACGTTGATTTCTTCAACGACACAGGCGGCTACGGTTTCATCTCGACGGACGACGCGGACGACGACGTGTTCTTCCACATGGAAGACATCGGCGGCCCGGACCTCGAAGAGGACCAAGAAGTGGAGTTCAGCATCGAATCGTCCCCCAAGGGACCACGCGCAGCGAACCTGACGCGTCTTTAA